From Vicia villosa cultivar HV-30 ecotype Madison, WI unplaced genomic scaffold, Vvil1.0 ctg.000102F_1_1_1, whole genome shotgun sequence, a single genomic window includes:
- the LOC131624096 gene encoding ras-related protein Rab7-like isoform X2 translates to MDISISHKKRTLLKVIVLGDSGVGKTSLMNQYVYKKFSQQYKATIGADFVTKELLVDDKLVTLQIWDTAGQERFHSLGAAFYRGADCCVLVYDVNIHKTFDTLSNWHADFLKQADTENPDAFPFVLLGNKIDVDGGNSRRVTEKKARDWCASRGNIPYFETSAKESYNVDDAFLCVAKVASENEHELDIYFRGISEAPSEAVEQGRSCAC, encoded by the exons ATGGATATTTCCATTTCACACAAAAAGAGAACTTTGCTTAAGGTTATCGTCCTTGGAGATAGCGG aGTTGGGAAGACATCTCTGATGAACCA ATATGTTTATAAAAAATTCAGCCAACAGTATAAAGCTACAATTGGAGCTGATTTTGTTACAAAGGAGCTGCTAGTTGATGACAAACTAGTAACATTGCAG ATTTGGGATACTGCAGGACAAGAAAGGTTCCATAGTCTTGGAGCTGCATTTTATAGAGGTGCGGATTGTTGTGTTTTGGTATATGATGTAAATATACACAAAACATTTGATACATTAAGCAATTGGCATGCTGATTTTCTTAAGCAG GCCGATACAGAAAATCCTGATGCATTTCCCTTTGTCTTACTTGGGAACAAGATTGATGTAGATGGTGGAAACAGTAGAAGA GTTACTGAGAAAAAAGCTAGAGACTGGTGTGCTTCTAGGGGTAACATACCATATTTTGAGACCTCTGCGAAAGAGAGTTACAATGTTGATGATGCATTTTTATGTGTTGCTAAAGTTGCATCAGAAAATGAACATGAATTGGATAT TTATTTTCGAGGAATTTCCGAAGCTCCTTCAGAAGCAGTAGAACAAGGAAGGAGTTGTGCATGTTGA
- the LOC131624104 gene encoding probable ATP synthase 24 kDa subunit, mitochondrial — protein sequence MALAARIASKSRLLYGSQILLQREFAVPVRHYAKGSELPALKGDEMLKNIFLEVKNKFETAIGILKKEKITLAPEDPAAVSHYAKVMKTIREKANLLTESQDILETIDLATHDIPDARTYLLTLKEIRTKRGLIDNLGAEGLMIDALDKIEKDLKKPLLRNDKKGMDLLLAEFDKINKKLGIQKQELPKLEEELELKIAKAQLEELKKDVVEAIETQQKKEEFKDEAGAVDVKSLDIRNFL from the exons ATGGCACTCGCTGCTCGCATCGCATCCAAATCCAGATTG CTGTATGGTAGTCAAATTCTTCTGCAAAGGGAGTTTGCTGTTCCGGTTCGTCACTATGCTAAAGGCTCTGAACTTCCTGCCCTCAAGGGAGATG AGATGCTGAAGAATATCTTTCTGGAGGTGAAGAACAAATTTGAGACAGCTATCGGAATATTAAAAAAGGAGAAGATTACTCTAGCTCCAGAGGATCCAGCTGCTGTTTCTCATTATGCCAAGGTCATGAAAACGATAAGAGAGAA GGCAAACCTCTTGACAGAATCCCAAGATATCTTAGAAACCATTGACCTAGCGACACACGATATTCCCGATGCTCGAACTTATCTTTTGACCTTGAAGGAAATAAGAACCAA GAGAGGTCTTATAGATAATCTTGGAGCTGAGGGTTTGATGATTGATGCATTGGAcaaaattgaaaaggatttaaagAAACCCCTCTTGAGAAATGATAAGAAAGGAATGGACCTTCTTTTGGCAGAGTTTGATAAGATTAATAAGAA ACTTGGAATTCAAAAGCAAGAATTGCCAAAGTTAGAAGAGGAGCTGGAGCTTAAAATAGCCAAAGCACAGCTGGAGGAGTTGAAAAAGGATGTTGTTGAGGCAATAGAAACTCAACAGAAAAA GGAGGAATTCAAGGATGAAGCTGGGGCAGTTGATGTCAAATCTTTGGACATCCGGAACTTCCTTTAA
- the LOC131624096 gene encoding ras-related protein Rab7-like isoform X1 has translation MDISISHKKRTLLKVIVLGDSGVGKTSLMNQYVYKKFSQQYKATIGADFVTKELLVDDKLVTLQIWDTAGQERFHSLGAAFYRGADCCVLVYDVNIHKTFDTLSNWHADFLKQADTENPDAFPFVLLGNKIDVDGGNSRRVTEKKARDWCASRGNIPYFETSAKESYNVDDAFLCVAKVASENEHELDISYFRGISEAPSEAVEQGRSCAC, from the exons ATGGATATTTCCATTTCACACAAAAAGAGAACTTTGCTTAAGGTTATCGTCCTTGGAGATAGCGG aGTTGGGAAGACATCTCTGATGAACCA ATATGTTTATAAAAAATTCAGCCAACAGTATAAAGCTACAATTGGAGCTGATTTTGTTACAAAGGAGCTGCTAGTTGATGACAAACTAGTAACATTGCAG ATTTGGGATACTGCAGGACAAGAAAGGTTCCATAGTCTTGGAGCTGCATTTTATAGAGGTGCGGATTGTTGTGTTTTGGTATATGATGTAAATATACACAAAACATTTGATACATTAAGCAATTGGCATGCTGATTTTCTTAAGCAG GCCGATACAGAAAATCCTGATGCATTTCCCTTTGTCTTACTTGGGAACAAGATTGATGTAGATGGTGGAAACAGTAGAAGA GTTACTGAGAAAAAAGCTAGAGACTGGTGTGCTTCTAGGGGTAACATACCATATTTTGAGACCTCTGCGAAAGAGAGTTACAATGTTGATGATGCATTTTTATGTGTTGCTAAAGTTGCATCAGAAAATGAACATGAATTGGATAT CAGTTATTTTCGAGGAATTTCCGAAGCTCCTTCAGAAGCAGTAGAACAAGGAAGGAGTTGTGCATGTTGA
- the LOC131624105 gene encoding iron-sulfur assembly protein IscA, chloroplastic-like, whose protein sequence is MAFSAITTPYSPQFVRAPISVPQTHASLSFRFSTPILNRRHSPKPLSIRAVSVPATAAPASEAVAPAISLSDNALNHLNKMRSERNQDLCLRIGVKQGGCSGMSYAMEFEDRANTRPDDSIIEYKGFVIVCDPKSLLFVFGMQLDYSDALIGGGFNFKNPNATQTCGCGKSFNAEM, encoded by the exons ATGGCTTTCTCTGCAATCACTACGCCCTACTCTCCTCAATTTGTTCGCGCTCCCATCTCTGTTCCTCAAACTCACGCGTCTCTCTCTTTTCGATTTTCAACACCAATTCTTAATCGCCGTCATAGTCCCAAACCTCTCTCAATCCGAGCAGTTTCCGTTCCTGCCACCG CTGCGCCTGCATCTGAGGCCGTGGCGCCTGCAATTTCGCTTTCAGATAATGCACTGAATCACTTGAATAAGATGAGGTCTGAACGAAATCAAGATTTGTGTTTAAGAATAGGTGTCAAACAGGGTGGATGCTCTGGTATGTCATATGCAATGGAGTTTGAGGACAGGGCTAATACAAGGCCAGATGACTCCATCATTGAATACAAAGGTTTTGTAATTG TTTGTGATCCTAAGAGCCTACTCTTCGTATTTGGGATGCAATTAGACTACAGCGACGCTCTGATTGGGGGAGgcttcaatttcaaaaatcctaaTGCAACACAGACCTGTGGATGTGGTAAATCCTttaatgcagaaatgtaa